The Lacticaseibacillus pabuli region TGGACTTCACCAACGTGTACTTCTTGCTGCTGAATTACTACTCCCTCTTGGCGTCCAACAAGATTGCCGAGGAGCGCAGCGAAACCTTCCACAACTTTGATAAGAGCAAGTATGCGGATGGCAGTTACTTCGACAAGTACACCGAGAAGGACTGGGGACCAAAGTACGACAGCACGGCCGAACAATTTGCGGGCATTCACATTCCAACCCGCGAAGACTGGGCCAACCTGCGTGAGTCCGTGATGCAATACGGCCTGTACCACCAGAACCGAATGGCAGTCGCACCAAACGGCTCCATCAGTTACATCAACGACACGTCCTCTTCCCTGCACCCCATTGTGAACCGCATTGAGGACCGTCAGGAAAAGACCATCGGGACAATTTACTACCCCGCTTCTGGTCTGACAACGGACACGATGCCATACTACAAGAGTGCGTACGACACCGACATGCGTAAGGTCATCGACGTTTACGCAGCGGCGCAGGAGCACATCGACCAGGGAATGGCAATGACCTTGTTCATGCGTTCAACGATTCCACACGGTTTATACCCTTGGAAGAACGGGCGCACGGACAAGATGACGACCCGTGACCTGAACATCTTGCGGAACTACGCACATGCGAAGGGCGTGAAGTCCATCTACTACATTCGCACGTTCACCGACGATCAAGAAGAAGTCGGTGCCAACATGTGTGAGAGTTGCTCCATCTAAGTTAATCAGTCGTTTGTTAGGCCTTCGCGTAATGCGAGGGCCTTTTGCTTGCGTAAAGTGCGGTGGGCAGGGATGGGATGCTCCGGGGGAATGGTGGTTCGTGGTGCGACGCTTCAGCCAATTTCAGAAGTACACTGAAATTCGCTTCCCGCTAACTTTAGAGCCGAGGAAGTACACCTCGTCTCTAAAGTTCCGGTTCTGTAAGTCCGCAAGCGGACAACAGAACTTTCACCACGACCACCATTCCCCCTCCGCATCCCATCCCTGCCCGCCGCCGAGTATCTTTCAAATACTTCCCCCAGTCCATAGATACTGCCGATCTCGTCAATGCCATGATACCCCCACCAGAAAACACGGGGTCATTTTCCCTAGAGCTCACGCTTGTTAGCACAAATGGGTACTCATGAGGAATCCCGGAAATGACTAAGAAAGATTGACGCATCGTCGACTGGTGACTTAACCAACGTACTTTTTTATCATCCTGGTTACGTCGCTAGGACTGCCCTGATGACACGTGTTCAAATCTCAACATTCTGATTAATGCCCTTTAACCAAATGGCTCACTCCCGAACCGGTTTCAACAATGCTTGGTCGATTTGGCGACAATTATTCAGTGTTAGGAATACTCACCCCTTGTACATTAAGCGCAACACAATGAACGGCAACTGTTCAGGAGGTGGCCGGTTTGGGTTGCGGAGGGAGAATGGGCCTGGTGGTGAAACCTATGTAAGCCCGCTTGCGGGCTTACATAGGCGGAATTTTTAAGACAGGCGGGCTTCCCTGGCTTAAAAATTAGCGAGAAGACCATTTCAGTGCTCGTCTGAAATGGGCTGAAGCGTCCGCACCACCAGGCCCATTCTCCCGGAACAATCCAAACCTGCCACCAGCGGGAACGGTCTCTCGCTCCTCCCCCACGCCACAATGTCCCAAAAACGTCGCGACAAAATCAGTTTTTCAGTTATTGTTTAGCGCTTTCATTGGTGTCACATCATAAATAAGCTGATATGCCGCTAGTGATGGACAGTTGTCACATTATGGTCAGATGTGCTTACATTTCGCGGCTGAAAGGTCTAAACTGATATTATTCCATTCAGGAGGGCTATTGATGCTAGAGAAGACACTTTACAAGCAGATGTTCGCACATTCGTTTAACATCCCCGTCACCGTCAACTATTGGGACGGTACCTCGGATACGTATGGCGAAGGCCCCGTTCAGGCCGAGATTACTTTCAAAAAAGCCGTCTCCGTTCGCGAAATTGCTAAAAACGCATCGCTCGCACTTGGTGAAGCCTACATGCGTGGCGATATTGAAATCACGGGTCCTAGTGACCGCCCCATCCAGACCGTCTTGACCGCTGCTTACGAGAGCGCAGAATCATTCATGCGTAATAGCAAGTTCATGCGTGTGATTCCTAAGCAGTCCCACAGTGAAAAGGCCAGCAAGCACGACGTCCAGAAGCATTATGATGTCGGCAATGACTTCTACAAGTTGTGGCTCGATCCAACCATGACTTATTCTTGTGCCTACTTCGAACACGACGATGACACGCTGGAACAGGCCCAGATCAACAAGGTGCACCACATCTTGAAGAAGCTCAACCCACAGCCTGGTCGCACTTTGCTCGATATTGGTTGTGGCTGGGGTACCCTGATGCTCACTGCAGCTAAGGAATACGGCCTGCACGTGGTCGGCATTACCTTGTCTGAAGAACAGCTCAAGTTTGTTCAGCGCCGCATCGACGATGAAGGCCTGGGTGATCTTGCCGAAGTTCACCTGGTCGATTACCGTGAACTCAAGCACGAACCATTTGACTACATCACCTCAGTTGGGATGTTCGAACACGTTGGTCAGGAAAACCTTGGCGCCTACTTCAAGGACGTTGCCAAGCTCATGGCTGACGATGGGGTTGCCCTCATTCACGGGATTACCCGCCAGCAGGGTGGTGCCACTAACGCCTGGCTCACCAAGTACATCTTCCCAGGTGGCTACATTCCTGGTTTGACCGAAAACATGGGTCACATCATCGACGCCGGCCTGCAAGTTAACGATATGGAAGCTTTGCGTCGTCACTACCAGAAGACTACCGAAATCTGGGACGAAAACTTCCACGCCGTCCATGACCAGGTACTCAAGCTGCACGATGAGGAATTCATTCGCATGTGGGATATTTACCTGCAGGCTTGCTCTTCTTCATTCGAGTCTGGCAACATCGATGTCATTCAGTACCTGCTAACCAAGGGTGCGTCTGGCAAAGACCTGCCAATGACCCGCGACTACATGTACAAATAGATTAATTCTGGAAGCCCTGCCATTCGTGGTGGGGCTTCTTTGTCTCTTGTGGTATGATGACCATATCAATTGAATACGTGTGCACTAGGGGTGTCGCCAAAGCGGCTGAGACGTGATTAACCATCACAATCCCTTTGAACCTGTAAGTTCAGACTTGCGTAGGAAAGTGCCGATTACCTTTTGGGGTGCCCGGACTTTTTTGCGGACACCTTTTTTGTGCGCTGCCAACCAGAATGAAAAGAGGAATCGTTATGGCTACATCATTACTGAGTCAATTACGCCAAGCACACCCACTCGTCGTCAATTATGCTAACTTTGTCACCCCAGGCTTTGTCGCTAATGGCCTCAATGCCTTGGGCGCCTCGCCTATCATGACCAGTGCCGCAGACGAGGCAACGGACTTGATGGCGGTCGCAGATGCGCTGGTCATTAATTTGGGCACCATTAACGAGAGTGACAAGGAACTCGTTCTGACACTCGCCGACGCGGCCGCTGCCAACAACCGACCCATCGTGCTCGATCCCGTCGCAGTTGGCGCAACCGCCTACCGCATGCGGTGGGCCCGTCAACTACTGGCCGACTACGCAATCAGCGTCATCCGGGGCAACGCCAGTGAAATTGCCGCGCTCAGTGGTGCCGCCGCCAACGCGAAGGGAATCGATGCCGGTGAAACTGCCGAGGATCCCGCAATTATTGCCGCCCACTGTGCCACGCAATATGACTGCACGGTCGTCCTATCTGGTGCAACTGACATCGTGGCAACCCCGGGCCGCGTCGTCAAAGTGACCGGCGGCAGTGAGTTGCTGCCTGCCGTGGTGGGTTCCGGCGATTTGCTGTCGAGTTTCATCGCTGCCTTTAGCGCCGTGGCACCGGACTTGCAAACTGCGGCCATTGCAGCCTGCAGCGTGATGGACGCTGCCGCCGAATTCGCGGCGGAGGACCTGAACCAGCGTCAGCCCGGCACTTTTGCGGCCGTCCTGATGGATGCCTTAACCGCATTGACACCCGAACGCGTCGCTACAATTATTGATACCGTGGAGGAATTTCATGACTGAATTAACGCAATTTCCACAAGCTCTCTCCATCGCCGGTTCTGACAGCGGCGGTGGTGCCGGCATGCAAGCCGACCTCAATACAATTACCGCGCGTCACGTCTTTGCCACGACGGTTCTGGTCGCCATTACTGCCCAAAATACGATTGGCGTGCAGGATTCAATGGCCCTGCCACCCGCAATGATTGACGCGCAGTTTGCCTCAATCGCCGCTGACCTCGACATTCGGGCGTGCAAAACGGGCATGCTGGCGGACGTGCCGACCGTGCGCGCCGTGGTCCGCAACCTCAAGCAATATGACCTCGGCCCACTCACCGTGGATCCCGTCATGATTGCGAAGGGTGGCGCCTCCCTCTTAACCGAGGATGCCGTTGCGGTCGTTCGAGATGAGTTACTGCCACTCGCCACACTCGTAACCCCTAACTTGCCTGAAGCCGAGAAGCTCAGTGGCATCACCATTAAGACCGCCCAGGACATGCAGGACGCGGCCGATTATTTCCGTGGTATTGGCGCGCAAAACGTCATCATCAAGGGTGGCCACCTGACCGAGGAGCCAGTCGCAAGTGACTTTGTTCTCCTAGCAGACGGCAGTTCTTTTTGGATGACTGCGCCACGGGTCAACACCGTGCGCACCCACGGAACGGGCGACACTTTGTCTGCTTGCATTACAGCCGAGCTCGCTAAGGGGGCAACAATGGCCGACGCAATTCGCACCGGTAAGGCCTACGTGGAAGCGGCAATTCGCGACGGCATCATCGTGGGTCATGGGCACGGGCCACTCAATCACTGGGCATACGCGGAGGCTGGCAATGACTAGCACCCGCGATAACGTTCTGTTGTGGTTTGGCGCAGCGATTTCGCTCGCCGAAATGATTTCCGGTACCTTGTTTGCGCCACTCGGCCTCGCGCAAGGCGCACTCGCTATTGTGCTCGGTCATTTGATTGGCGGCTTGCTCATGCTTGGTTGCGGGCTGATTGGTGCGCGAACACGCCAGCCCGCAATGGTAACAACTAAGTACACATTTGGCCGGATTGGGGGCGGCTGGTTCGCCAGTCTCAACGTCTTGCAGCTGCTCGGCTGGACAGCCGTCATGGTGATCACCGGCGCACAAGCCTGCCAGCTATTTTTGCCGGTGTCCTTAGGCTTCTGGGCCGCCGTGATTGGCGCCGTGACGGTTTTGTGGCTCGTGATTGGCCTGCAGGACCTGGGACCGCTCAACCGGGTGGCGATGTTGGCCCTGCTAGCGGCCTGTGTTTACCTCAGCGTACGCATTCTTGGCGCGGGCAGCGGGACGGTTCATGAAACCGGTAGCCTAAGCTTTGGCGCCGCCTTGGAACTCGCAATCGCGATGCCCCTGTCCTGGCTACCTCTCATCAGCGACTATACCAGCAAGGCCAAAAAGCCAGTACACGCCACGGTTTGGAGTGTCATTGTCTACAACCTGACCAGCGGCTGGATGTATCTGATTGGTTTGTTCGGCGTCGTGCTCACTGGCCAGACCCAAATCGCCGCGCTGATGCAACACTTTGGCATGGGCATCATCGCCCTTGTCGTCGTCATTTTAGCCACTATCACGACCACTTTTCTTGACGTTTTCTCGGCCGGGGTTAGCGGCAATACCCTATTTAACAGACTCCCAGTTAAGTGGCAAGCAATTGGCATCACGGTTGCGGGCACCGTCGTCGGTATTTTTGTGCCGATGAGCGCCTACGAAAACTTCCTGTACTGGATATCGTCCGTGTTCGTCCCAATGGCGGTCATTCAGATTGTCGACTATTTCTTTGGCCACCATCGCAGTACAATGGCTATGGACTGGCCGCGCATGGTTCTGTGGATTTGCGGCGTAGCGCTTTACCGCTACTTTTTGACCATCCAAACACCACTGGGTAGTACCATTCCCGTGGTCATTATTCTGGCAATTCTCAGCGCCATCCTGACGCGGGTCTTACCTTCGAAAGGAAACACTTCCCATGAGTTTACAAAATGATCTTGCTCTTTACGCTGTCACTGACCGTAGCTGGCTGAACGGCCGCAGCCTCCACGATTGCGTCGCAGAGGCCCTGCGCGGTGGTGCCACCATGGTTCAACTGCGTGAAAAACACCTCGACGACGATGCCTTCACCGCTGAGGCGCGTGATATCAAACAGTTATGTGCCGACTACCACGTTCCCTTCATCATTAACGACAACCTCACCGTTGCCATGGCCGTCGACGCGGATGGCATTCACGTCGGTCAGGACGACATGTCCGCCCTGGAGATCCGCCGCCAGTGGGGTAAAAATAAGATTGTCGGTGTCTCTGCACAAACAGTCGCCGAAGCGGTGCGTGCCGAAAAGGATGGCGCGGACTACCTCGGTGTTGGCGCCGTCTTCCCGACAGCGACCAAAACTGATGCCATTGACGTACCACTCCCCGTGCTACGCGATATCACCAAAGCAACATCAATCCCAACCGTTGCAATTGGCGGGATTGACTTGACCAATACCACGCAACTGAAAGACAGTGGCATTGTCGGTATCGCCATCATTTCAGCAATTTTCGCCGCTGATGACATTGCGGCAGCCAGCGCCGCCCTGCGCCAGGCGAGTCAGCAATTATAATAATTCTTCTGGACACCAAAATGGCGGCCCGCCAACGCGAGCCGCCATTTTCATACGCAGATTTCACTTAATCCGCTGATAACGCATCAATTGGGTTCAAGCGTGAAGCACTCCGAGCCGGCAGAAGTGCAGCCAGGAAGGAGATGACAATCGCGACGATGAAGGCAAAAATGACGTTGCCCGGCGTAATCGCAATCATGGTGTACTTCGCAATCTGGTACAACGCGCCGTTAAGCAGTGCCCCCAGTCCGAATGCCAGGACTGTACCCAGTACCGCAGCGAGCAGGCCAATGAACAGGGACTCAGAGGTGAACAAGCGGCGAATGTCGCGTTTGCTTTCCCCAAGTGCACGTAGTATCCCGATTTCCTTGGTCCGTTCCGAAACGGACATGTACATCGTGACGATAATCATCAGCGCAGAGACCACCAGGGAAATACCGGCAATGGCCGCCAGCACATTGGTTGCCAGGCTCGTAAAGGTGTTAATCGTGTCGAGCATATCCCCGACCGAAATCCCGACGTAGGCTAGCTTGTTGCCATCCTTTATCGTGTTGATCTTCTTGGTGACTGATTTGACATACTTCGTGTCCGGAACCTTCACGCTAGCAAACATCGGTGCAGCGTTGGCCTTCGCATTCGTCAGCTGTTGCTTCATGGTGCCATAGCTCGCCGCCACGGTCGCGCCAGACGCACCGGAATCAA contains the following coding sequences:
- a CDS encoding SAM-dependent methyltransferase — encoded protein: MLEKTLYKQMFAHSFNIPVTVNYWDGTSDTYGEGPVQAEITFKKAVSVREIAKNASLALGEAYMRGDIEITGPSDRPIQTVLTAAYESAESFMRNSKFMRVIPKQSHSEKASKHDVQKHYDVGNDFYKLWLDPTMTYSCAYFEHDDDTLEQAQINKVHHILKKLNPQPGRTLLDIGCGWGTLMLTAAKEYGLHVVGITLSEEQLKFVQRRIDDEGLGDLAEVHLVDYRELKHEPFDYITSVGMFEHVGQENLGAYFKDVAKLMADDGVALIHGITRQQGGATNAWLTKYIFPGGYIPGLTENMGHIIDAGLQVNDMEALRRHYQKTTEIWDENFHAVHDQVLKLHDEEFIRMWDIYLQACSSSFESGNIDVIQYLLTKGASGKDLPMTRDYMYK
- the cytX gene encoding putative hydroxymethylpyrimidine transporter CytX, which encodes MTSTRDNVLLWFGAAISLAEMISGTLFAPLGLAQGALAIVLGHLIGGLLMLGCGLIGARTRQPAMVTTKYTFGRIGGGWFASLNVLQLLGWTAVMVITGAQACQLFLPVSLGFWAAVIGAVTVLWLVIGLQDLGPLNRVAMLALLAACVYLSVRILGAGSGTVHETGSLSFGAALELAIAMPLSWLPLISDYTSKAKKPVHATVWSVIVYNLTSGWMYLIGLFGVVLTGQTQIAALMQHFGMGIIALVVVILATITTTFLDVFSAGVSGNTLFNRLPVKWQAIGITVAGTVVGIFVPMSAYENFLYWISSVFVPMAVIQIVDYFFGHHRSTMAMDWPRMVLWICGVALYRYFLTIQTPLGSTIPVVIILAILSAILTRVLPSKGNTSHEFTK
- the thiD gene encoding bifunctional hydroxymethylpyrimidine kinase/phosphomethylpyrimidine kinase, producing the protein MTELTQFPQALSIAGSDSGGGAGMQADLNTITARHVFATTVLVAITAQNTIGVQDSMALPPAMIDAQFASIAADLDIRACKTGMLADVPTVRAVVRNLKQYDLGPLTVDPVMIAKGGASLLTEDAVAVVRDELLPLATLVTPNLPEAEKLSGITIKTAQDMQDAADYFRGIGAQNVIIKGGHLTEEPVASDFVLLADGSSFWMTAPRVNTVRTHGTGDTLSACITAELAKGATMADAIRTGKAYVEAAIRDGIIVGHGHGPLNHWAYAEAGND
- the thiM gene encoding hydroxyethylthiazole kinase, whose protein sequence is MATSLLSQLRQAHPLVVNYANFVTPGFVANGLNALGASPIMTSAADEATDLMAVADALVINLGTINESDKELVLTLADAAAANNRPIVLDPVAVGATAYRMRWARQLLADYAISVIRGNASEIAALSGAAANAKGIDAGETAEDPAIIAAHCATQYDCTVVLSGATDIVATPGRVVKVTGGSELLPAVVGSGDLLSSFIAAFSAVAPDLQTAAIAACSVMDAAAEFAAEDLNQRQPGTFAAVLMDALTALTPERVATIIDTVEEFHD
- the thiE gene encoding thiamine phosphate synthase, whose amino-acid sequence is MSLQNDLALYAVTDRSWLNGRSLHDCVAEALRGGATMVQLREKHLDDDAFTAEARDIKQLCADYHVPFIINDNLTVAMAVDADGIHVGQDDMSALEIRRQWGKNKIVGVSAQTVAEAVRAEKDGADYLGVGAVFPTATKTDAIDVPLPVLRDITKATSIPTVAIGGIDLTNTTQLKDSGIVGIAIISAIFAADDIAAASAALRQASQQL